One part of the Ornithodoros turicata isolate Travis chromosome 2, ASM3712646v1, whole genome shotgun sequence genome encodes these proteins:
- the LOC135384518 gene encoding putative nuclease HARBI1, which translates to MALSKPAPALTDDDDEAEFLVTLLTYEVALRRKHTWQLTMLRKIRELEAQQCARRRCQRLMIAAAQLRSSGRRLWSFPRAPSWYETILPFLPDNKFKEHFRINRSTFNYIVAVCEPMRRQDANTCKAIPLDKCVASALYRLASWAEDRTVANLFGIGRFSVNGIFREFCKIVLQRLEPRYVKSPKAYELAEHLRQFCAVAGFPQGVSALDGCHIEVCPPKDQATDYYNYKSWYSTVLLALLDHTYNLIYTNVGTPGRSHDAVVFVRSQLPHLLASDLFKREVQLVVLRIYFSYRLSSDRRMVENAFGCLKARFSILHKGLERDIDNVNCIIRACCVLHNMCQQLCNHCDANWIELAQREEQGRPQLLCSNNREEPSGVAVRNAIAMYRAGS; encoded by the exons ATGGCTCTCAGCAAGCCGGCGCCGGCTCTCACtgacgacgacgatgaggcTGAGTTTTTGGTGACGTTGTTAACGTACGAAGTAGCACTTAGAAGGAAGCACACGTGGCAGCTGACGATGCTTCGCAAAATCCGAGAGCTCGAGGCACAACAATGTGCCAGGAGACGGTGCCAACGTCTCATGATAGCGGCAGCGCAGCTTCGTTCCTCCGGCAGACGCCTGTGGTCATTTCCGCGGGCACCGTCATGGTACGAAACCATACTGCCTTTTCTTCCTGACAACAAGTTTAAGGAACACTTCAGAATTAACCGCAGCACTTTTAACTATATCGTAGCTGTTTGTGAACCAATGAGGCGGCAGGACGCAAATACGTGCAAAGCCATTCCTCTGGATAAATGCGTCGCCAGTGCATTGTACCGGCTCGCATCTTGGGCAGAGGACAGGACTGTGGCGAACCTGTTTGGCATTGGGCGATTCTCCGTCAACGGCATTTTTCGAGAGTTCTGCAAGATTGTTCTGCAGCGCCTGGAACCACGATACGTAAAGTCTCCCAAAGCATACGAGTTGGCAGAGCATTTACGACAGTTTTGTGCAGTCGCTGGTTTTCCACAAGGTGTGAGTGCCCTCGATGGCTGTCATATAGAAGTCTGCCCACCAAAGGATCAGGCTACAGATTACTATAACTATAAAAGCTGGTATAGCACTGTCCTGCTGGCTCTTCTAGATCACACCTATAACTTAATATACACAAATGTTGGGACACCTGGAAGGAGCCATGATGCTGTAGTGTTCGTACGGTCACAACTGCCACATCTTCTGGCCAGCGACTTGTTCAAAAGAGAG GTCCAACTGGTTGTCCTTCGCATCTATTTTAGCTATCGCCTCTCAAGTGACAGGCGCATGGTTGAGAACGCGTTTGGTTGCCTCAAGGCACGGTTTAGCATTTTGCATAAGGGTCTCGAGCGCGACATTGACAACGTGAACTGCATAATCCGGGCGTGCTGTGTTCTTCACAATATGTGCCAGCAACTCTGTAACCACTGTGATGCCAACTGGATTGAGCTGGCACAGCGTGAAGAACAAGGGCGTCCtcagctattgtgctcgaataATCGGGAGGAACCATCAGGGGTGGCAGTGAGGAATGCGATTGCCATGTACCGTGCTGGAAGCTGA
- the LOC135384519 gene encoding uncharacterized protein K02A2.6-like, with the protein MVSSIARRWEKWLNRLESFIVPSNIKDKKQQKAMLLHFAGEQVFDIYEALGGTAEDDFEKTKKLLTDHFKPKKNIVFEQHVFRQAVQQQGETTSEYFVRLKKLASTCEFANEDQALLAQMIEGITSTKLRRQALRDPSITLEKLLGKRTWVRVNIVPVSTQALIDTGSSVNLVDAETFQKIQLKSDLELTTTSTQYFAYGSHANLPIIGKFKTEIHVGDKRQPAEVAVVNKVAENIIGYETADVLGIIKITLNINAEQTLDPQEEFPQLFQGMGKLKDLQVHLHVDPSVTPVAQHRRIPLHIRKAVEEKLKELEDGDIIEKVSGPTPWMSPLVIVPKPGKEEIRLCLDMREPNKAIKRERHVMPTIDDIICTVSGAKMFSKLDLRDGHHQLELAEDSRHITTFSAHCGIYRYKRLNFGISSAAEVFQEVIRQVINGVEGVINASDDIIVSGKTIEEHNQRLHLVLQRLSKAGLVLNAKKCVFRRTSLKFFGLLFTSEGIKPDPEKVKSICRLSQPNDVREIRSFLGMVTYCARFLPRLAQVVEPLRQLTKKGVEFAWTARHSDAFNEAKKLMSEERKLAYFDPSHKTELTVDAGPKGVGAILSQVTRKNKSRVIAYHSRPLSPVEQRYSQIERELLAILSAITHFHLYLYGPPFSVQTDHKPLVSILQNSRCMVSARMERMLLKLQQYTFQVRHIVGSSNPADFLSRNVVEDNELKETAVEEYVNHIAQQACPKALTLELIEEATKNDAILSKLSEVLQTKPCSNSSWTQEISPFKAIANELSVTAKGAILRGNRLVIPESLQKKVIQLAHRGHMGIRKTKQLLREKVWFKGIDRAVENAVKTCIPCQAVVQENIRTPIIMTKLPEGPWQNLALDFAGPFPDGQYLLVLVDEYSRFPVIRTLKSLDTDRVTKALRDIFTLFGMPVKVKIDNGPPFSGYKFKYFMADLGIHHHLITPLWPEANGEVERLMRTINKTARAANTDGRDWKIELEHFLLNYRATTHSTTGKSPGELHFGRRMRTCIPEVRTPVCDAEVRRKDEEMKQKCKTDAEKRKTIRPLELQEGDKVLVKEKKKNKLSPAYNPNP; encoded by the exons ATGGTCTCATCCATTGCCCGAAGATGGGAGAAGTGGTTGAATCGCCTAGAAAGCTTCATTGTGCCGTCGAACATCAaagacaagaaacagcaaaaagCAATGCTACTGCACTTCGCGGGAGAGCAAGTTTTCGACATTTACGAGGCGCTTGGTGGCACCGCCGAAGACGACTTTGAGAAGACAAAGAAACTCCTCACAGATCACTTCAAGCCTAAGAAGAACATAGTCTTCGAGCAACATGTCTTTCGGCAAGCGGTACAACAGCAAGGAGAAACTACCTCTGAGTACTTCGTTCGACTCAAGAAGCTAGCATCAACCTGTGAGTTCGCGAACGAGGACCAAGCGTTGCTGGCGCAAATGATAGAAGGCATCACGTCCACTAAGTTGAGAAGACAAGCGCTAAGAGACCCCAGTATCACCCTAGAAAAATTATTGGGCAAAAGAACTTGG GTCAGAGTCAACATTGTACCTGTGAGCACGCAAGCACTCATTGACACTGGCTCGTCGGTGAACCTTGTGGACGCCGAGACCTTCCAAAAGATCCAGTTAAAAAGCGACCTGGAACTTACTACAACCAGCACACAGTACTTTGCCTATGGGAGCCACGCCAACTTGCCCATCATAGGAAAATTCAAAACAGAGATTCACGTTGGAGACAAGAGACAGCCGGCAGAAGTGGCAGTGGTGAACAAAGTGGCTGAAAACATCATTGGTTATGAGACTGCAGATGTTTTAGGTATCATAAAAATAACCCTCaacataaatgcagagcagacaCTAGACCCACAAGAAGAATTCCCTCAACTATTTCAAGGGATGGGAAAGCTCAAAGATCTGCAAGTTCATCTGCATGTAGACCCCTCGGTTACACCAGTTGCCCAACACAGAAGGATACCGCTTCACATTAGAAAAGCTGTGGAGGAGAAACTGAAAGAACTAGAAGACGGTGACATCATCGAGAAAGTGTCTGGGCCAACACCTTGGATGTCCCCCCTAGTAATTGTGCCTAAGCCAGGGAAGGAGGAGATAAGACTGTGTTTGGACATGCGTGAACCAAACAAGGCCATCAAACGTGAACGACATGTAATGCCCACAATAGATGACATCATCTGCACCGTGAGCGGAGCAAAGATGTTCTCCAAACTTGACTTGAGAGATGGGCATCACCAGCTGGAACTAGCAGAGGATTCCCGACACATAACCACATTTTCTGCCCACTGTGGAATATACCGTTACAAGCGGTTAAATTTTGGCATATCCTCTGCCGCTGAGGTTTTCCAAGAAGTGATCCGGCAAGTCATCAATGGTGTAGAGGGAGTTATAAACGCAAGTGACGATATTATTGTGTCAGGAAAGACAATAGAGGAACATAATCAACGACTCCATCTAGTGCTCCAGCGACTGTCAAAAGCAGGACTAGTGCTAAATGCCAAGAAATGTGTGTTCAGAAGGACCTCCCTGAAATTCTTTGGACTGCTCTTTACATCAGAAGGCATAAAACCAGATCCAGAAAAGGTGAAATCAATATGCAGACTTTCTCAGCCAAACGATGTGCGTGAGATCCGAAGCTTCTTGGGAATGGTAACATACTGTGCCCGATTCCTCCCAAGGTTAGCACAAGTAGTGGAGCCACTGCGACAACTCACCAAAAAAGGGGTGGAATTTGCGTGGACAGCAAGACACAGCGATGCTTTCAATGAAGCTAAAAAGCTGATGTCCGAAGAACGAAAGCTAGCCTACTTTGACCCCTCACACAAGACAGAGCTCACTGTGGATGCAGGACCGAAAGGAGTGGGAGCTATTTTGAGTCaagtaacaagaaaaaacaaatcTCGGGTGATTGCCTACCACAGTAGACCACTCTCTCCAGTCGAACAAAGATATTCACAAATAGAGAGAGAGCTTCTAGCCATCCTGTCAGCCATCACACACTTTCATCTGTATCTGTATGGTCCTCCGTTCTCAGTACAGACAGACCATAAACCACTTGTGAGTATCCTTCAAAACTCAAGGTGCATGGTATCAGCTAGAATGGAAAGAATGCTGCTGAAGCTACAACAATACACATTCCAAGTGCGACACATTGTAGGGTCAAGCAACCCTGCTGACTTCTTATCACGAAACGTGGTGGAAGACAATGAACTGAAAGAAACTGCAGTGGAGGAGTATGTCAACCACATAGCCCAGCAAGCATGTCCAAAAGCTCTAACTCTGGAACTGATAGAAGAAGCAACAAAGAACGATGCAATCCTGAGCAAACTGTCAGAAGTATTACAGACCAAACCTTGCAGTAACAGCTCATGGACACAAGAAATAAGTCCATTCAAGGCCATCGCAAATGAACTCTCAGTGACAGCGAAAGGAGCTATACTCCGAGGAAATCGACTGGTCATCCCTGAATCCCTGCAGAAAAAAGTAATTCAACTAGCCCATCGAGGACACATGGGGATTCGCAAAACAAAGCAGCTTCTCCGTGAGAAGGTGTGGTTTAAAGGAATCGATAGAGCAGTAGAAAATGCTGTGAAGACCTGCATACCCTGCCAAGCCGTCGTGCAAGAAAACATACGTACACCTATAATAATGACTAAACTGCCTGAAGGACCGTGGCAAAATCTTGCGTTAGATTTTGCAGGACCATTTCCCGATGGACAGTACCTGTTAGTGCTCGTCGATGAATACTCAAGATTTCCTGTAATACGGACTCTAAAGTCTTTGGACACTGACAGAGTAACCAAAGCTCTACGAGACATTTTTACGCTTTTCGGTATGCCTGTCAAGGTGAAAATAGATAACGGACCCCCCTTCTCAGGATACAAATTCAAATACTTCATGGCAGACTTGGGGATCCACCACCACTTAATTACTCCCTTGTGGCCGGAGGCAAATGGGGAAGTGGAGAGACTCATGCGTACCATAAACAAGACTGCCCGAGCAGCCAACACTGACGGAAGAGATTGGAAAATCGAACTCGAGCACTTCCTACTTAACTACCGTGCGACTACGCACTCAACGACGGGAAAGTCACCCGGTGAACTACACTTTGGAAGGAGGATGCGCACCTGCATTCCAGAAGTCAGAACACCAGTTTGCGATGCTGAAGTAAGACGGAAGGACGAAGAAATGAAACAAAAGTGCAAGACAGATGCagaaaagaggaaaacaatTAGACCACTTGAATTACAAGAAGGGGACAAAGTGCTagtcaaagaaaagaagaagaacaaactATCGCCTGCTTACAACCCAAACCCGTAA